Part of the Bacillus andreraoultii genome is shown below.
GTAAAAGAAGAATAAGTCGAATAAAACTTAAAATAAGAAAGAGGTGGTTCCATGAATAGTCACGTCATTCCCGCAATTCCATCGTTTAAAAAATTCGAGAAATTTCTATCGAGTAATTACAAAACTTGTATTATGTTGGAGGTCCATTTAGCACAATTGAAAAATATTACGAGTATCGCTAAGCAACACGGTAAAAATGTCATTTTTCATATGGACTTAATAGAAGGGTTAAAAAATGATGATCGGGGAACTGAATATATTTGTCAGGAGTTTCGACCGTATGGATTAATTTCAACAAAATCAAATGTCATTCAAAAGGCTAAACAAAAAGGGGTCCTTTCCATACAGCGGATGTTTTTAATTGATTCCCATGCGTTAGAACAAAGCTATCGACATATCGAGATGGTTAAACCTGATTTTATTGAGGTGCTTCCGGGAACAATGCCATGGATGATTCGTGAAGTACGTGAAAAAACGAATATTCCAATATTTGCTGGAGGGCTCATACGAACGAAGACAGAGGTAGAACAAGCGATAGCAGCCGGTGCTACGGCAGTTACAACGTCAAAACAAAGTATTTGGGAAGCATTTGAAAATTAATCCAATAAACAGAAAAATAGTATTGACAGCGGTTTCATCTATTGCTATGATGTTAACTAAGTTAATAGTTGTGAGGAGACATGGAGACACACAGATAGCCTTCAGAATTTATGAGGGTTGAATCTGTGTGTCTTTTTTTCTTCTCTCCAGTTATGTTAATAAATCGGTTGCAATTAAAAACACTGTCAAACCTCATAATTATTAACATATTTTACTATATTGGAAGGTAGGGGGATGTGTATGTCAGCATTTTTAGGGGAGCTAGTGGGTACGGCAATTTTAATTATTTTTGGTGGCGGTGTCGTTGCCGGTGTATCATTGAATAAGTCGAAAGGAAATGGTGGTGGTTGGGTCGTTGTCACTCTTGCTTGGGGACTTGCGGTTACAATGGGTGTGTTTGCAGTAGGGAAATTTAGTGGAGCACATTTAAACCCAGCTGTGACTTTCGCTTTTGCCATGACAGGTGATTTTCCGTGGAAAGATGTACCGCTGTATATGTTAGGGCAAATTTTAGGTGGGATTATTGGAGCAACGATTGTATTTTTACATTATTTACCACACTTCAAGGCGACTGAGGATCAGGCAACAAAACTCGGTGTGTTCGCAACAAGTCCCGCAATCCGCCATACATTTTCTAATCTTTTATCAGAAATTATTGGTACTTTCGTATTAATTCTTGGTTTATTATTTATTGGAGCAAATGAATTCACAGAAGGATTGAATCCGCTTGCAGTCGGGTTATTAATTGTTTCGATTGGGATGGCTTTAGGTGGAACGACAGGCTATGCTATTAACCCAGCTCGTGACTTAGGTCCGCGAATTGCACATTTTATTTTACCAATTCCTGGAAAGGGTAGCTCGGATTGGGGGTATGCGTGGATACCGGTAATTGGCCCGATACTTGGTGGTACACTAGGTGGTTTAACATACAATGCGTTGTTTTTAGGAAAGGTTTCTATATTTTTATGGGTGACTCTTGCTATGACAGTTTTCGTCATATTACTATCGTATTGGACAAAAGATCAAATTGAAGCAGACCAAGATTCATTATCAGCATAAGTGTAATATAACGTAAATTGTCCCAGATTATTAGTTTTATAGAATAATGTAAAAAAGAGCTATAAAAAGAAGAAATGAGTGAAAATTTTGTGGTAAAATTATCCTAAAAATATAAACGGAGGGGATTGACAATGGAGAAATATATTTTAGCAATTGATCAAGGAACGACGAGTACGAGGGCAATTTTATTTAATAAAAAGGGAGAAATTGTACACGTTGCACAAAAGGAATTTACTCAAATTTTTCCACAACCAGGTTGGGTAGAACATAATGCGGATGAAATATGGGGAACCGTTCTTGCTGTTATGGCAACTTTATTAGCGGAGTCTCAAGTGAAGCCAGAACAGATTGCTGGAATTGGAATTACGAATCAACGTGAAACGGCAGTTGTGTGGGATAAAGAAACAGGAAACCCGATTTACAATGCTATTGTTTGGCAGTCAAGACAAACAGCAGAGATTTGTGAAGATTTAAAAGCAAAAGGGTATGATCAACTATTCCGTGAAAAAACAGGTTTATTGATTGATGCATATTTTTCTGGTACGAAAGTGAAGTGGATTTTAGACAATGTCGAAGGTGCGCGTGAAAAGGCTGACCAAGGAAAATTGTTATTTGGTACGATTGATACATGGCTAATTTGGAAGTTATCGGGTGGTAGAGCACACGTGACTGACTATACGAATGCTTCACGCACATTAATGTACAATATTTATGAGCTAAAATGGGATGATGAGTTACTGGAAATCTTAGGTGTACCAAAGAGTATGTTACCAGACGTACGGCCTTCATCGGAAGTATATTCCAAAACCGTTGATTATCACTTCTTTGGATATGAAATTCCTATTGCGGGTGTTGCTGGTGACCAACAAGCTGCACTGTTCGGGCAAGCGTGCTATCAGCAAGGTATGGTAAAAAATACGTACGGAACCGGTTGCTTTATGTTAATGAATACAGGTGAAAAAGCAGTGAAGTCCGAACACGGTCTTTTGACAACGATTGCCTGGGGATTAGATGGCAAGGTCGAATACGCTCTTGAAGGAAGTATATTCGTCGCTGGTTCAGCTATTCAATGGTTACGAGATGGATTACGAATGTTTAATGATGCAAAGGAATCTGAAAGTTATGCTTCCCGAGTGGCGTCAACGGAAGGCGTATATATGGTTCCAGCCTTTGTTGGTTTAGGTACTCCATATTGGGATAGTGAGGTTCGTGGGGCGGTATTTGGGTTAACGCGTGGAACGACGAAAGAACATTTTATCCGTGCGACTTTGGAATCATTAGCTTATCAAACGCGTGATGTCATTTCTGCGATGGAAAAGGATTCTGGAATCGATTTAAAGACGCTTCGTGTTGACGGAGGGGCAGTGCAAAATAACTTTTTAATGCAGTTCCAAAGTGATATCTTAAATGTCCCAGTAGAACGACCAGTTGTTAGTGAAACAACGGCTCTAGGTGCCGCCTATTTAGCCGGACTTGCGGTTGGCTATTGGGAAAATCAAGAGGAAATCGCCAAACAATGGGCAGTCGATCAAAAATTTGATCCGAAAATGGAAGAAAGAGAACGAGACGAACTTTATACTGGCTGGAAAAAAGCAATCCAAGCAACAATGGCCTTTAAATAAGTTTCATGTAAAAGGGTAGTTCGACTGTGAATTTTTCTTTACAGAAGGATTACTTTTTAAGCTAAATATTCACCATTCCCATAGTGGTTATGATATAATAAAATCAAGTTAATAATTCGGTGTGAGTACAGGAGAAACCAAATGACATTATCATTTTAGAAAAGATAATGCTTGTTTGGTTTCTCCTTTTTGTTGTTTTCGATAAGCGGCAATGTACTCCTACTTTAGGCAATGATACCCGATTTTTCTTTTATATAGCCAAATCACAACAATGGAGGTAAAACATGATGGAATTTCCTTTTTCATATTTTTCAAGAGAGCAAATAACACAATCCATGCAAGAGAATGAGTATGATGTATTAATTATCGGTGGTGGAATTACAGGGGCAGGTATTGCTCTTGATGCAGTGACGAGAGGAATGAAGGTAGCATTAATTGAGATGCAGGATTTTGCGGCAGGTACATCAAGTAGATCGACAAAATTAGTTCACGGTGGACTACGTTACTTAAAGCAGTTTCAAGTTGGTCTTGTCGCCGAGGTCGGGAAAGAACGGGCGATTGTTTATGAGAATGGTCCACATGTGACAACACCTGAATGGATGCTATTACCGTTTTATAAAGGCGGGACATTTGGAAAGTTTACGACGTCAATCGGATTGAAAGTTTATGACTTTTTGGCTGGTGTAAAAAAAGCAGAGCGGAGAAAAATGTTAACTAGAGAAGATACGTTAAAGAAGGAACCACTGTTGAAAAAGTCAGATCTACAAGGTGGGGGATATTATGTTGAATATCGGACTGATGATGCACGATTAACGATTGAAGTAATGAAGGCTGCAGCTGAACGTGGTGCACATATTTTAAATTATACGAAGGCAGTTGCGTTTTTATATGAAAATAAAAAAGTAACCGGCATCGTTTGTGAAGACCAACTAACGAAGCAAAAACTTCATATAAAGGCAAAAACAGTTGTGAATGCTACGGGTCCGTGGGTCGATGAGGTTCGCAACCATGACTATTCGAAAAATAATAAACGATTGCAATTAACAAAGGGTGTCCATGTCGTCATTGATCAATCAAGATTCCCACTTCATCAAGCTATCTATTTTGATACACCAGATGGACGGATGGTTTTCGCAATTCCAAGGGACGGAAAGACGTATGTAGGAACAACCGATACGTTTTATGGTGATGACCCCATTCATCCACGTGTGACAAAAAAAGATCGTGAATATTTACTAGGTGCAATTGATTTTATGTTTCCTGATGTAAAAATTACGGAAGACGATATTGAATCGAGTTGGGCGGGGGTACGACCGTTAATTTATGAAGAAGGCAAAGACCCATCGGAAATTTCTCGTAAAGATGAAATATGGGAGTCGGATAGTGGACTAATAACAATAGCTGGCGGAAAACTAACAGGATACCGGAAAATGGCAGAACATGTCGTTGATTTAGTTTCCAAAAGATTATCTAGCAGTGGCCTACAGTTTCGTCCTTGTGAAACAAAACATATTCCGATTTCTGGAGGGGATGTCGGCCCTTCAAGCCAATTTCCATCTTTTGTTAGAAATATGTCTGAAATCGGATTAAAATACGGTTTTACAAAGGAAGAGGGAGAATGGCTAGCAAAACATTATGGATCAAATGTGGAGCAAGTTTTTTCATACGGAAAGCAATACGATGAATCTAGTCGTTTGTTACCAAAAGTATTATACACACAACTTATGTATGCGATTGAACATGAAATGATTGTGAAGCCTGTGGATTTCTTCATTCGTCGTACAGGGTATGTTTACTTTGATATTCACACTGTACAAAGATGGAAAGAGGAAACCATAACATTAATGGCAAAAATATTTAATTGGTCTGACGCACAAACAGAAGAGTATCGGAAAGAGTTAGAACAAGAAATCAAGGCGGCTCGTGTGGCAGCAGATTAAAGAAAAAGTACCTTAACCTAGTAGCGGATTCGGTTTTAAAAGAGAAAATTTAAATAAGAATAGCTATGTAAGTAGAAGTGTTTTAACAGTTAAGTTGCAAAGGTATTAGTTTTTAAGTGGTTAGGTCAGAACTGAATTCCCCTTGTAAGAGGGGAATAACTCCAATTTCAATAAACCTATGAATAAAAAGCCCGAACAATTACGAAACTCTAAATGAGAATTTCGCATGAAAAGTTCGGGTTTTCATTTTGGCTTTCAAATCTATATTATATTAGAATATTCTTGTCTTAAAATCACCTTTCATAATACTTTGTGAAAGACTTCAAAAGTTTTATGCCATAAACCTTAATCTACCCATTGAATCCTAAATTTCTTTCCACCTTTGATGTAGTGAATTAAGACGCGGTCTTCCGCAACTACACGTCCAACAACGTTCACTTTTTCATCTGCAGGTAAATCTGTTTTCGTTATTTGAATTTCACCTTGATATCGCCCGTATTTGCAATTATCAATTGTAATGGATCCGTATAAACGTTCAACCGTGTTTTCCGGTGCAATCTCCATATTCCCAAGTACGTTGTCAAGACGAGACTCTGCTGAGCGAATGACGTCTCTTGCTGCGTCCAAACGGTTTGTTTGTATTGAATGGAGTCGTTCCTTTATTTCTTTATTCTTTATAAAACTCTCTGCTCGTAAACAAATGACATCATTTTCAAGATAAAATTTAAACTTCTCATAGGAATCTTTATTTATCGATGGATCACCAATGATCATTTTATCGATACTCTGGTTATTTTCAAAATCAAGGAAGCTAGCAAATGTAGAGTGGCCCCGGTGGCTTTCAACAGTTGGGAGCCCACAAAACAAAGGACCACGCAACTTACCATCACCAGGAATAAAAGCCATTACTTTCACACCTTCCAAACGAAGCCAATGATTCTTAATCGAAAATTCCCATTCATTTAATCCGGTTTCTGGTCGTGGATAGAAATTATGCCATGCTTCAACGGAGGAGACTTGTAGCCCAAAATTTTTCAGCGTAGCCAAACTTTCTTTTGTCAAAGTACTTGCATTTAAGGCGATACGGGTTTTTCTTGAGAGTTCGGCAATTCGCCGTTCAGAAATTCCATAATCGACACGTAAGCCTGTCACTCCCCATGCTTGTAGCTCATGAGCATTTTCCCAAGTAAAACCTAAATGGTGAAGGGATTGTGGTGAAATATCAGCAAAGAGCTCCATTTCATATTTTTGAGCAAGCTTACCTAAAAATTTAAGACGATCCTCGTATAAGCTATGGTCATCTTCTGGAATATGTAGCGATGTAAAAATACTTTTGCAGCCAATTTGATTCATTTTGTTTACATATGTTTCTAAATCATCATCAAACTGCTTCGATAAATAAACGGAAATTCCTAACATTCGTCTCACCTTTCAACATATACTATTATGTTATTATGTAAAAAAAGGGAGAAATTCATTCCCCCTCTTGAAATAGTAACTTTAAAAACTATCATCCATCTCTTTCTTATAACCAAAGAAGTAGGTGAATAGGAAACCTGCTGCATACGTGATGAGTAATCCTAAGAAATAAATGAAATATTGATTATTTACAATAAGTGGAATTAGTGTAAGACCAGATACGCCAACACTACTTGCAGCGGTATGCATGACAGCTTGGAATGCCCCACCAACAGCAGCACCCAAGCAAGCGGTTACAAAAGGGCGACCTAATGGTAATGTAACACCGTATAACAATGGTTCACCAATTCCTAAGAAACCTACAGGAAGCCCACCTTTAATTACGTTTTTAATCCGTTTATTTTTCGTTTTGACATAAATAGCGATGGAAGCTCCCACTTGACCAGCACCGGCCATTGCTAAAATTGGAAGGAGTGCTGTTGAACCGACAGTGTTAATTAATTCCATATGAATCGGTGTTAATCCGTGGTGTAGACCGAGCATTACGAGTGGTAAGAAGAAACCAGCTAGTAGTCCCCCCGCGACAACGCCACCAACATCTAAAATGAAATTAATTCCTTGAGTAATCCCGTCTGAGAGGAATCCAGCTAATGGTTGAACGACTGCAATTGTTAAAAGACCTACAGTTAAAACGGTTAATAATGGCGTGATAATAATGTCAACTGCATTCGGGATAAACCTTCTGTATTTCCTTTCAAAAAACACCATTAACCATGCGGCAAACATTGCACCGAATAATCCTCCACGACCAGGCATTAAGTTGTGACCAAATAAGACGATATCTGCTAATCCCGGATGCATCGTTATTATACCGGCAATCGCACCAAGAACGGGTGTACCACCAAATTCCTTCGCTGTATTCCAACCGACGACAATGGCTAAATAACCAAAAATACTTCCGCCAATGACCGTAAGAATTTGCATCCAAGTTAAAGTTGGGTCAACACCGGAGTTTTTCGCCAAACCGACAATCCCGTTTATAATACCAGATGCAACTAATCCAGGAATGAGCGGGATGAAAATGCTTCCAATTTTACGTAGCAAATTTTTTACGGGTGTATTATTCTTTTGTTTTAATTCACTTTTCTTCAAGTTAACTAGGTCGTCTTCATTCGCATCCATCGTTTCTCCCATTTTTATTCCTGTTATTTGACTAATATGGTCAGCAACTTTGTTTACCGTTCCAGGACCGACGACGATTTGAAGTGTATCATCATCGATTACGCCCATAACGCCGTCAATATTTTTTAATTGACTCATGTTTACCTTTGAGTGATCTTTTACTTTAAGACGGACGCGTGTCATGCAGTGGGTAAAGGAGTGAATATTATCGCTACCACCAATATGCGAAAGAATCTCTCTCGCTAGTCTTTCTTCTTTTCTCATCACGTTCCCTCCAAATCTATTAAATATTTTTAATAAATCCTTGTGCTTCCTCTAAATTCTTTATAGCCTCTTCATAGGAACAGTTTAATAAAATCATGACAATGGCAATTTTCACATTGCGTTGTGCTCGTTCGAAATACCGTTCAGCAACATCATAATTGACACCCGTTGCTTCCATAATAATTTTTTTTGCTCGGTCAATAAGTTTTTCGTTCGTTGGTTGAACATCAACCATTAAGTTTTGATACACTTTTCCAATACGAATCATTGATGTTGTTGTAATCATATTGAGTACGAGTTTTTGTGCGGTACCAGCTTTTAATCGAGTTGAACCCGTCAGTACTTCTGGTCCAGTTACGACTTCGATTGCTACATCCGTAATGGCACCAATCTTAGAGTTTTTATTATTACTAATGCTTGCAGTTTTTGCACCGATTTCCTTTGCGTATTTTAATGCACCGATAACATACGGTGTTCTTCCACTGGCGGCAATCCCAATGACAACATCTTTATTTGTTATGCCGATTGTTTTTAGGTCATCACCTCCTGCTCGTTCGTTATCTTCTGCACCTTCAATGGCATTCATAATGGCTTCTCTGCCCCCTGCAATAATACCTTGTACAAGGCTTTTATCAACCCCGAAAGTTGGGGGACATTCGGAAGCATCTAATATTCCAAGACGGCCACTTGTTCCTGCACCTACATAAACGAGTCGACCCCCGTTCTTAAATGAATGGACAACTAAATTGATAGCGCTTTCAATACGGTCAAACTCATCGCGGACTGCTAAAGGAACAGTCACATCCTCTTTGTTTAGGAGTTCTAATATTTCACGTACCGATTTTTGATCTAAATTCATTGAATTCGGGTTTCGTTGTTCTGTTGTTAATGGGTCTAGCATTTACACACCTTCTTTAAAATAAAATATCTTACACTTTTATTTTATACCGGAGAAATTAAATGTCAATAATTTTTACAAAAACTATGAAATTAAATTTCAATTAATAGAATAGTAAATTTATCTAATAAAAAAGAGATAAGAAAATTATTTTCACTTATCTCCTCAATTGTAATACTTCATTTCTTGCATCATGGTATTGCTTTAGTAAGTTTTCTCCTTTTATGTGAAAAACACTTATATAAAGTGCATCAATAATTGTTAATTGCGTCATTTGAGAAGGAATACTTCCAATACGATAGTCATGTTCAACAATTGGTGTGCAAAGCCGAATATCTGCCTCACGGTAAAGAGGGGATTTGTCCATATTCGTAATAGCAATAACGGTAGCTCCTTGTTTCTGGGCAAATCTTGATAACTCTAAAACATCTTTCGTTTTTCCAGACATACTAATCGCAACAAATATGGATTTCTCTGTTAAATATGGTATTGCGGAAAGGAGAAGGTGAAAGTCATGATTGGTTGTACAAGCGTATCCTAGTTTTGTGAATTTATAGTGCGCATCCATTGCGGCGGTGGCACTACCTCCAACCCCATAAAAAACGAGGCGATCTGCAACGGACAACACTTCCACAGCTCGCTCATACTCTTTACGGTCTAATGATGCAGGAGTTGCCTCAATCGCTGCTTTGTTAACATAGGTAACCTTTTGAAAAAGATCATACGGATCATCTTTTTGTTGTAATACATCAAAATCTGTTAAGTTCATTCCTATTAACGTAATATCTTTAACAAGCTCAATTTTAAATGATTTAAAACTACCGATTCCAATTGATTTACAAAATCGAATGACACTTGATTCACTAACACCACTATTTTTTGATAAGTCTTTTGTCGTCATATTCGGGACTAATTCAGGATGTTCAAGTATATATTCGCCTATCTTTTTTTCAGCATCTGATAACCTAGTTAAATTTTGTTCAATTCGAGTTAGCAGCGAGCTCATCTTAGTTCCACCTCATTTATGTTGATGTAAATTTCATATATTTCATTCGGTGAGTACAATTTGATTATAAACGTTTTATAGTGAACAATACATTTTTTATGACTTATCTTTTGGTTAATCGTTTATTCTTGGAAAAAATTGTTCATAAACGGCGGAATCGCCCATAAACTTGGATTCCTGCTTATTTATAGGCCAATCATTCATACAAAAAGAGTTTTCGCAAAAACCATTCGTCCTAAGCGAAAAACTCCTTTGTAAGTCTAAAAATTTTTATAAAAACTACTCTATACAACTTTTCTTTCATGATCTGCAACCGAAGCTACTGGTTTTCGGAACCATGAAATGATTAAAACAGCAAAGAGAACAAAACCAAGATAACCAATGACTGGATAGAAAAATGACACAAGGTCAGTAAAACCTAAGAAACTTAATGCTAACGCGACTATTCCAGAAATGAGAATCGTCCATTTAAATTTTGCCGTTCCAATTTGTGCAAAACGGGCCCCGAATGAGAAAAACATCCCAATTGCAGTGTTGAAAATCATCCCGAATAAAATAACCGAGTAAATGACACCTAGGATGGGGGAAATTTCATCGGCAATTTTTAACAGAGGCATATCAACATGACCGACAACATCGACTTTAGAGAATATCGTTAAATAGCTCACAATAATTAAAATTCCAATACCTAATCCACCGACAAGACCGCCGTATATGGCTGTCTTTTCGTTTTTTTCATTCCCACCCATTACAATCGTCATAGAAGCTCCTAAGACAATATTCATCGAAACATAATTTAGCGTTGATACAAACCAGTTTGAAACAGCAGATTTTTGATTAACGGCCATTTCACTTAATTCATTGAGCGGTAAATTTTTCGTTATAAAACTATATATACATAAGAAAATGACTGCGACAATAAGAAAAGGGGTGATACTACCAATAACCTTGATTACTCTGTCTACATTTCCTATGACGGAAAGTATAACAAGAATAAGCATGAACAAGCTGCCAACGATATGTGGTAAGCCGAACTGTTGTTGTAAGGAAGAACCACCTCCTGCAATCATCACTACACCAAAGCCAAACAATGCAATAATCAATATATAATCGATAATCTTGCCAAGAATCCGACCGCTAATGTGGTAAATGACATCACTATGGGACGTTGCTTGGTAGTTACTACCGAGCTTCATTAATGTTACACCCATAAATGAAAAAAGAACGGCTGCGAGTAGTGCTGCAGCTAATCCAAAATAACCAAAGCTAACGTAATATTGTAAAATTTCTTGTCCAGATGCAAACCCAGCACCGATAATGACACCAATAAATGCACTACCAATCTGGAAAATTTTCTTCATGATTGATTGTCCTCCAAATCTATGTATCGACGATCGTATACTAATCAATCGATGTGTGTAAAAAATGTTCATAAAAATAATTATAGAACGAAATGACCATCGATGCTAGAGGAAATTACTATTATTGACGGAAGTTATAGAAATAGGGCATGAAAAAATAAGAGGATTGGACCAATCACTCTCTCAATCCTCTTTCATATTTGAAACGATAAAACCGGCATTATCTAACTCATGACAAGCAGCGGTGATTTTTTCCATCGAATCGGCTTCTAATGTATGAAGATGGATGCCACCTGTTAATGTTAATAAATAGGCACTGTTCGTTTGACTAATTTTTTCGATAAAGTGGTCGACTTCTTTTCGATTGCTAACACGAATCGATGCTGTAAGGTCACCGTATACGGGATGTTCAACCGTTACATCTTTTACGGATACGCCATGATCTACAATAAGATAAAGTTCTTCCTTTGTTTCTTCCGGTGTATGTTTACACACAATCGTTTTTTGTTTAAGTGAGCTTCCTTTTTCCTCATGAAGATAAAGATAACCTTGACTTGTAGCAATAATCGGTTCTTGTTTTGCTTTTAATATAGAAATGTCTTGAACGATAACTTGGCGACTAACATTCGTTATTTTAGCAATTTCGCTACCAGTTATTGGTTTCTTCTGCTTTTTCAACAAGTCAAGAATAAAATGTTGCCTATCAACTGTTGACATCTTTTCTATCTTTTTCATCTATAAACGCTCCTACTGTGGAAAAATTTATCTACTATTTCTTGAAAAACTTCAGCTATTCTTATCATATCATCTTTTGTCGTCTGTTTTCCAAATGATAGACGAATAAATGAGTATGCCTCTTCATCAGTTCTACCAATGGCTTTCATCGTTCTAGATGGTTCTTGCATGCCAACCGCACAAGCACTACCTGTCGAAATAGCGAGTCCGTAGCGGTTACACTCAAGCAATGTGTATTGTCCTTCCATGCCAATAATACGCAATCCTAATATATTTGGTAAGTAATTGGTGGGGCTACCTTCAACGATCATGCATCCAGAGAAATCGTTTGTTAACCGATCAATTAACTCTTCTCGTAATTTCGTTAATCTTTGTTTCTCACTCTCCATATGTTCAATGAT
Proteins encoded:
- a CDS encoding glycerol-3-phosphate responsive antiterminator; this encodes MNSHVIPAIPSFKKFEKFLSSNYKTCIMLEVHLAQLKNITSIAKQHGKNVIFHMDLIEGLKNDDRGTEYICQEFRPYGLISTKSNVIQKAKQKGVLSIQRMFLIDSHALEQSYRHIEMVKPDFIEVLPGTMPWMIREVREKTNIPIFAGGLIRTKTEVEQAIAAGATAVTTSKQSIWEAFEN
- a CDS encoding MIP/aquaporin family protein, producing the protein MSAFLGELVGTAILIIFGGGVVAGVSLNKSKGNGGGWVVVTLAWGLAVTMGVFAVGKFSGAHLNPAVTFAFAMTGDFPWKDVPLYMLGQILGGIIGATIVFLHYLPHFKATEDQATKLGVFATSPAIRHTFSNLLSEIIGTFVLILGLLFIGANEFTEGLNPLAVGLLIVSIGMALGGTTGYAINPARDLGPRIAHFILPIPGKGSSDWGYAWIPVIGPILGGTLGGLTYNALFLGKVSIFLWVTLAMTVFVILLSYWTKDQIEADQDSLSA
- the glpK gene encoding glycerol kinase GlpK, giving the protein MEKYILAIDQGTTSTRAILFNKKGEIVHVAQKEFTQIFPQPGWVEHNADEIWGTVLAVMATLLAESQVKPEQIAGIGITNQRETAVVWDKETGNPIYNAIVWQSRQTAEICEDLKAKGYDQLFREKTGLLIDAYFSGTKVKWILDNVEGAREKADQGKLLFGTIDTWLIWKLSGGRAHVTDYTNASRTLMYNIYELKWDDELLEILGVPKSMLPDVRPSSEVYSKTVDYHFFGYEIPIAGVAGDQQAALFGQACYQQGMVKNTYGTGCFMLMNTGEKAVKSEHGLLTTIAWGLDGKVEYALEGSIFVAGSAIQWLRDGLRMFNDAKESESYASRVASTEGVYMVPAFVGLGTPYWDSEVRGAVFGLTRGTTKEHFIRATLESLAYQTRDVISAMEKDSGIDLKTLRVDGGAVQNNFLMQFQSDILNVPVERPVVSETTALGAAYLAGLAVGYWENQEEIAKQWAVDQKFDPKMEERERDELYTGWKKAIQATMAFK
- a CDS encoding glycerol-3-phosphate dehydrogenase/oxidase yields the protein MMEFPFSYFSREQITQSMQENEYDVLIIGGGITGAGIALDAVTRGMKVALIEMQDFAAGTSSRSTKLVHGGLRYLKQFQVGLVAEVGKERAIVYENGPHVTTPEWMLLPFYKGGTFGKFTTSIGLKVYDFLAGVKKAERRKMLTREDTLKKEPLLKKSDLQGGGYYVEYRTDDARLTIEVMKAAAERGAHILNYTKAVAFLYENKKVTGIVCEDQLTKQKLHIKAKTVVNATGPWVDEVRNHDYSKNNKRLQLTKGVHVVIDQSRFPLHQAIYFDTPDGRMVFAIPRDGKTYVGTTDTFYGDDPIHPRVTKKDREYLLGAIDFMFPDVKITEDDIESSWAGVRPLIYEEGKDPSEISRKDEIWESDSGLITIAGGKLTGYRKMAEHVVDLVSKRLSSSGLQFRPCETKHIPISGGDVGPSSQFPSFVRNMSEIGLKYGFTKEEGEWLAKHYGSNVEQVFSYGKQYDESSRLLPKVLYTQLMYAIEHEMIVKPVDFFIRRTGYVYFDIHTVQRWKEETITLMAKIFNWSDAQTEEYRKELEQEIKAARVAAD
- a CDS encoding DUF871 domain-containing protein, which codes for MLGISVYLSKQFDDDLETYVNKMNQIGCKSIFTSLHIPEDDHSLYEDRLKFLGKLAQKYEMELFADISPQSLHHLGFTWENAHELQAWGVTGLRVDYGISERRIAELSRKTRIALNASTLTKESLATLKNFGLQVSSVEAWHNFYPRPETGLNEWEFSIKNHWLRLEGVKVMAFIPGDGKLRGPLFCGLPTVESHRGHSTFASFLDFENNQSIDKMIIGDPSINKDSYEKFKFYLENDVICLRAESFIKNKEIKERLHSIQTNRLDAARDVIRSAESRLDNVLGNMEIAPENTVERLYGSITIDNCKYGRYQGEIQITKTDLPADEKVNVVGRVVAEDRVLIHYIKGGKKFRIQWVD
- a CDS encoding PTS transporter subunit EIIC; this encodes MRKEERLAREILSHIGGSDNIHSFTHCMTRVRLKVKDHSKVNMSQLKNIDGVMGVIDDDTLQIVVGPGTVNKVADHISQITGIKMGETMDANEDDLVNLKKSELKQKNNTPVKNLLRKIGSIFIPLIPGLVASGIINGIVGLAKNSGVDPTLTWMQILTVIGGSIFGYLAIVVGWNTAKEFGGTPVLGAIAGIITMHPGLADIVLFGHNLMPGRGGLFGAMFAAWLMVFFERKYRRFIPNAVDIIITPLLTVLTVGLLTIAVVQPLAGFLSDGITQGINFILDVGGVVAGGLLAGFFLPLVMLGLHHGLTPIHMELINTVGSTALLPILAMAGAGQVGASIAIYVKTKNKRIKNVIKGGLPVGFLGIGEPLLYGVTLPLGRPFVTACLGAAVGGAFQAVMHTAASSVGVSGLTLIPLIVNNQYFIYFLGLLITYAAGFLFTYFFGYKKEMDDSF
- the murQ gene encoding N-acetylmuramic acid 6-phosphate etherase, whose translation is MLDPLTTEQRNPNSMNLDQKSVREILELLNKEDVTVPLAVRDEFDRIESAINLVVHSFKNGGRLVYVGAGTSGRLGILDASECPPTFGVDKSLVQGIIAGGREAIMNAIEGAEDNERAGGDDLKTIGITNKDVVIGIAASGRTPYVIGALKYAKEIGAKTASISNNKNSKIGAITDVAIEVVTGPEVLTGSTRLKAGTAQKLVLNMITTTSMIRIGKVYQNLMVDVQPTNEKLIDRAKKIIMEATGVNYDVAERYFERAQRNVKIAIVMILLNCSYEEAIKNLEEAQGFIKNI
- a CDS encoding MurR/RpiR family transcriptional regulator; amino-acid sequence: MSSLLTRIEQNLTRLSDAEKKIGEYILEHPELVPNMTTKDLSKNSGVSESSVIRFCKSIGIGSFKSFKIELVKDITLIGMNLTDFDVLQQKDDPYDLFQKVTYVNKAAIEATPASLDRKEYERAVEVLSVADRLVFYGVGGSATAAMDAHYKFTKLGYACTTNHDFHLLLSAIPYLTEKSIFVAISMSGKTKDVLELSRFAQKQGATVIAITNMDKSPLYREADIRLCTPIVEHDYRIGSIPSQMTQLTIIDALYISVFHIKGENLLKQYHDARNEVLQLRR